GGCTGGGGACTCATCACCATCCCCCACCTACCCCGCACGTCTGTCTGTCCGCAGTGGAGCTCAAGATCGAAGTGGTGCTGCCAGAGAAGGAGCGGGGCAAGGAGGAGCTGTCCGCCAGTGGGAAGGGCAGCCCCCGGGCCTACCAGGGTAACGGCACGGCCCGCCACTTCCATGCAGAGGAGCGCctggctgccccccacccctaccccagcaCTCAGGACTGCGTGGAGGCCGCTGTCTGCCACATCAAGGACCTGGAGAATGGCCAGtgggtgctgggcctgggagggggtgagaGGCTGTTGTGGGAGACAAGCAATGAGGCCTGGAAGGGGCACACGGCCACAACCGTTTTGGTGGCTCCTGCTGTTTGGGGGCTGCTCCCTGGAAGGCTGGGCATGGGGAGGAAGTGGTGTCTGGAGTGACCTGACTTctcagggcagcccctccccaggaTGCGGGAAGTGGAGTTGGGCTGGGGAAAGGTTTTGCTGGTGAAGGACAACGGGGAGCTCCATGCGCTGGGCCACAAGTGCCCCCACTATGGTGCGCCTCTGGTGAAAGGTGAGCTGTTCAGTGCATACAGGGGGTAGGTGGAAGGGATGCTCCGCCCCTGCTCCACCGGGCCTTAGACCCCACCTGTCAGCAGGGCCCCTGGGCTGTGAGGAAAAGCCAGGGGTGCTGGGACACAGGGGTCCTTGGAGAGGGGCTCTTGCCGGTGGCCTCAGTCTAGCTCTGCCCCCTCGTAGGAGTGCTGTCCCGTGGCCATGTGCGCTGCCCCTGGCACGGGGCCTGTTTCAACATCAGCACCGGAGACCTGGAGGACTTCCCTGGCCTGGACAGTCTGCACAAGTTCCAGGTGGGGCTGGGTGTGCAGCGGGGTAGGAGCCTGGGGGTGCAGGGTTGGGGACTGGAGCACCCCAGAGCCTGGTCCTGAACAACACAGCCCTTGCAGGTGAAGATTGAGAAGGAGAAGGTGTATGTCCGGGCCAGCAAGCAGGTGAGGAGGTAGCTCTCATCTCAGGCCAATGAGAGAGGCCAGGAGGGCCTCTGGGCCCagggaatagcatgtgcaaaggccccgtGGTGGGCGGGACTCTGGCGAGTGTGGCTGGGGCGCAGAGGGAAGAGCTGCATGGTGAAGGTGAGGCTGCACTGGAGCAGCAGGATCTGGCCTGTGGAGTTGAGGGGGTGATGGCATTGGGAGGACGGcgtccccagctcccagctgcccCCACTCTCTGGCCACCCCCAGGCTTTGCAGCTACAGCGGAGGACCAAGGTGATGGCCACATGCATCTCTCCAAGCGCTGGCCACAGTGGCAGCACCAATGTGCTCATTGTGGGCGCAGGTTGGTGGTGGTGTCACCAAGGGCAGGGTGGGGTCGGGGAGAGGTGGCTCCTGATCCCCAGTCCCCTCCCCTTAGGGGCAGCAGGCTTGGTGTGTGCAGAGACATTGCGGCAGGAGGGCTTCTCAGACAGGATTGTCCTGTGCACGCTGGACCGGCACCTTCCCTACGACCGGCCCAAGCTCAGCAAGGTATGTAGCGGGTGAGGAATGAAGCCAGAGAGGGCCAGACCCATGTCCCCCAGGCAGTTAGGTCCACTGGGACCCTTGCTTGTTGCCCTTTGGGGTCTCACCAGCTGCCCTCTCTGCTCGTGCCAGGCCCCTCTATGCTGCCCCAGAGAGATCTGGTTTGTTGAGTTCTATCCTGCGGCCCCTGTGCGACCCAAGGCTGCCCAACCCTCCCTGGGTTCCTGGCCCTTggctgtaaaatgggacaatGGTTGGCCCCATCTGAAGCTAGCGTCTCCTGCAGTCACTGGACACACAGCCAGAGCACCTGGCCCTGAGACCCAAGGAGTTCTTCCGAGCGCATGGCATCGAGGTGCTCACCGAAGCCCAGGTATGAGCAAGGCTGAGGAGCAGGTCCGGGGAAGATTTTGTGGGAACTGTCAAGGGCATGAGGCCCCTGGAAGTGTGGACACGCTCTGCCCTCCAGGCACCTGTGGTGCTCCAGACCTGGCAGTCATGGGTACACGCAGAGCCCCAGCGTGGGGACACGGACTGTTAGCTTGGGGCTGGCACTTGGGAACATCAGGAGGGCTTTGAGTGGAAGGTGGTTACAGGGGACGAGGAGCTGCTAAGTGCAGGAGGGAGGTTCATCCAGGTGGCGGGAGCAGCCCCTGGGAGTGGCTCAGAGGGCCTGGTGGCTCTGGGCATGGTGCAGGCCCTTGAGGGCCCTAGCCACACTCCGCCGGCGGGGTTGCAGGTGGTTACAGTGGATGTGAGAAACAAGAAGGCTGTGTTCAAGGACGGCTTCAAGCTGGAGTATAGCAAGCTGCTGCTGGCGCCCGGGAGCAGGTGGGCGGGGCATCCCCCACGCCCCTGCTAGGCACTGGGGAGGGCTTGGGGTGCTGCAAGACCCTCGCTCACTCTGGTCACGTCCCAGCCCTAAGACCCTGAGCTGCAaaggcaaagatgtggagaacgTGTTCACGATCCGGACACCTGAGGATGCCAACCGCGTGGTGAGGCTGGCTCGGGGCCGCAACGCTGTGGTCGTGGGAGCTGGCTTCCTGGGTGAGCAGCTGGGGTTGTGGGGGGCGGTCAGGGGGCGTGGCCAGGCCTGGGAGGCACTGGTGCCAGCTGCCACCCCATCCCGGCCCCAGGGATGGAGGTGGCCGCCTACCTGACGGAGAAGGCCCACTCGGTGTCGGTGGTGGAGCTGGAGGAGACGCCCTTCAGGAGGCTGCTCGGCGAGCGTGTGGGCCGTGCCCTGATGAAGGTGAGCCCAGCGGGCAGGGAGCTGGGCCCTTGGAACCTGATCCGGGCACCCAGCGGTCAGACTCTcacccctgcccacctgcccacctgcccaccaaCCCCGACAGATGTTTGAGAACAACTGGGTCAAGTTCTACATGCAGACGGAGGTGTCGGAGCTGCGGGCCCAGGAGGGAAAGGTGggcccttctccctgcccctgccacttTCTGTCCCCTCTCCTTGGGCCTGGGATCTGCTCACCACCCACTCTCCACAGCTGAAGGAGGTCGTGCTGAAGAGCAGCAAGGTCGTGAGGGCTGATGTCTGTGTGGTGGGCATTGGTGAGTGAGGAGCAGGTGGCTGACAGTGAGCAGAGACTCCTGCGCACACGCACGAGTGACTTTGGGCCTGGCCTAGAGGATGCTCCCAATGACCCCTGCCCAGTGATACTTGACTCCTCGCCTGCCCCGTGTGGGAAACAGACAAGCCTCTAACGGGCCCTTGGTCTAGTTGAGGTGCCAGTTTGGGGAGGGACAAGCTGGGAGGTGGCAGCACGGGGTGGGGAGACACAGCCTGCCAACCCCACCAGGGGCTTCCTggagggcttctcagaggaggcgATACCTGAGGCCTGATAGGAGACCCCAGGGTCTGTGGgggtccaggcagaggggacaggacGTGAAGGCACAGGGTGGGCAGCCCACTGGGTGATCTGTCTGGGGCTGGATCATGGGAGTGAAGGGTGTTGGTTGTGGAGAGcagtgaggcaggaggagggttggggaggggacatGGTGGCCCCTGTCCCACCAGGTGCAGTGCCCGCTACAGGCTTCCTGAGGCAGAGTGGCATCGGCCTGGATTCCCGAGGCTTCATCCCTGTCAACAAGGTGGGACTGGGTGGGGTAGGTGGGCAGGGTGCTGGGCCGGGGTTGTGGGGGGGCTGGGTCAGGGCCCCCATCCCACCCACCAGCCCTGGGCCCTCTCCCCACAGATGATGCAGACGAACATCCCGGGCGTGTTTGCAGCTGGCGATGCCGTCACCTTCCCCCTGGGCTGGAGGAACAACCGGAAAGTGAACATCCCACACTGGCAGATGGCCCACGCCCAGGGTACCGCCAGCTCCGAGGCAGGGTTGGGGTGGAAGGCTGTTCCAGAGTCCTGGCCTTGGGTCCTGGTCACTGGATCAGCCATTCAAGGCTCTGCAGTGGCCTGTCTGGCCTGCCTCATCCAGGTGATGGCACAGGCTCACAAAGACCTCCCAGCTGGAGACCTCCCTCCAGTGCCCTCAGGACACCCCATTCCGCCAGTGACAGCGCCCCACCCCAGGTGTCCTTCCACcagcctctcctttccttttgtcCTCAGAGACACATGTTCTGCAGAATTTCTCACCAAGCTGTGCAGTCacctggggagagagaaaggggtttGGTAGGACACAGGCCAGCCCCTGATTCTGTCTCCCTTGGGCCACTTAACTGGCTCTGTGAACCCGGCTGCCGGGTGCAGGCCCCTGGGAGCTGGCCAGCTGGGCCTGGGAACCTGCTATGCTCTCTGGGGAACAGCCTCCCCCTCACATGGGGCAGTTACTGTGCACACCTTGTCTGGACCCCTCAGCTGCAGGTGCCTCAGAGGGCAGccacctccccttcctctgcctgtgCATTGTCTGAGCATCTGTGCATGAAATCCCAGTCCTGCTACCAATTTCTGTTCAGGTCCAAGGTCTAAAGCTGGTGCTAGggtttaggaaagaaaaagctaCTCATCAGCTGAATATAATTGAGGTTTGCCTGGAAGGGTCCAGGGGACTCTCAGAGACATCTAGCTACGGGGGTTCCTCCAGCTACTGGGGCCTCATCCAGACTGGCTCTTCCATCTTGAGCCCTGAGTGTGGCTGTCACCTCTGCTTCCCTGGACCCCGTGCCCCATTCTCCTACCTCCCTCCTCAGACCTGCCCTGTCGGATTTGTTGTGTGTGCGCACCTGAAATGGTGCCGGGCCACCAACCTTCCAGGCCCAGGGCAGCCACTTCATTCAGATTCTGCTGAGAAGCATCTAAGTGGCCGGTTTGGGGCCCCATGTCCCCCTCTGCACCCCTCATCTGCAACCAGCGGTGGGCAGTGGGTTGAGCAGAGACGTGCCTCTTTACTTCTGGGGAGGCGAGGAGGAGTAGTCTCCCATGTCTGGGATCCCCAGAGAGCCCGGGCGGACAGTGGAGGGGTGGTGAGGGCTCAGATCAGGGCTCTCACCACCCTGGGACACACAGGGCGCGTGGCAGCCCAGAACATGCTGGCACAGGAGGCAGAGATCAGCACGGTGCCCTACCTGTGGACCTCCATGTTCGGCAAGAGCCTGCGCTACGCAGGTAACCAGGGGCCTTGGACGCGGGCGGGGCCCAGGTGTGGCGGAGTGCGGAGGCGGGGCTTGGAGGTTAGGGCGGGGCTAGGAGCATCTGCGGGCGGGGCCATGACTGCTGCAGGTGGAAGCCGGGAACTCgctgggggccaggccaggaCGTCCCCAATGGGCGGGGGGTCGGGGCCTGGGGGTCCAGGGCAGAGTTAGAGGGACACTGGGCATGGACCCGTGAAGCCCCGTCCCCTCCGCCTGGCCCGCAGGGTACGGAGAAGGCTTCGACGACGTCATCATCCAAGGGGACCTGGACGAGCTGAAGTTCGTGGCTTTTTACACCAAGTGAGAGCAACGGGGTGGAGCACGGGCGCGAAGCAGCGGGCACTCAGTCGGGAAGGGGGACGGTCCGGAGAAGCTCTGCTCCAGAGGAAGGGGCTTACCTGGTTCTCTGGACGGTGGGAGGTGGGCTGAGTGGCAAAGGGAGGCCGCTAGGCAGAAGCCCGCGGGGACAGGGTGTGACAGCCGCCCCGCCCCATGTTGAAGGACGCTTTATCTTCAGGACAGCTCTTGGAGGTGGGTGTCAACATCCTACTTTTATTTATTAGtattactttgtaattt
The genomic region above belongs to Camelus bactrianus isolate YW-2024 breed Bactrian camel chromosome 32, ASM4877302v1, whole genome shotgun sequence and contains:
- the AIFM3 gene encoding apoptosis-inducing factor 3: MGGCFSKPKPVELKIEVVLPEKERGKEELSASGKGSPRAYQGNGTARHFHAEERLAAPHPYPSTQDCVEAAVCHIKDLENGQMREVELGWGKVLLVKDNGELHALGHKCPHYGAPLVKGVLSRGHVRCPWHGACFNISTGDLEDFPGLDSLHKFQVKIEKEKVYVRASKQALQLQRRTKVMATCISPSAGHSGSTNVLIVGAGAAGLVCAETLRQEGFSDRIVLCTLDRHLPYDRPKLSKSLDTQPEHLALRPKEFFRAHGIEVLTEAQVVTVDVRNKKAVFKDGFKLEYSKLLLAPGSSPKTLSCKGKDVENVFTIRTPEDANRVVRLARGRNAVVVGAGFLGMEVAAYLTEKAHSVSVVELEETPFRRLLGERVGRALMKMFENNWVKFYMQTEVSELRAQEGKLKEVVLKSSKVVRADVCVVGIGAVPATGFLRQSGIGLDSRGFIPVNKMMQTNIPGVFAAGDAVTFPLGWRNNRKVNIPHWQMAHAQGRVAAQNMLAQEAEISTVPYLWTSMFGKSLRYAGYGEGFDDVIIQGDLDELKFVAFYTKGDEVISVASMNYDPIVSKVAEVLASGRTIRKREVETGDMSWLTGKGS